The window GGGTCCAGGTGCACAGGGTGGACCAGTGTGTGCCTGACACCTGGCAGGAGCCCAGGAGCAGGCAGGCGGGTGGACAGGGGAAGGACCAGCCCAAACTGCCGGATCCTTAGGAAGGGGACATCCACCTCCCCAAGGGCAGGCACATAGTGGCCCCTGACACCCTGAGTGagcctctgcccctccccctggACTCCTTGGGAACTAGAGCAGCCACTTGCTCCAAATCTGAGCTCAGCGTCTTGTCCCAAGGGGAGGGATCCAGCTCCATCTCTGGTCTCTGGGCAGGGCTTCCCCTCAGCGGGATACCACTCCCTCTGAAGCTGCCCCCTGCCCTCTCTTCTTTTCAACAGGAATGTCACCTTCTCTAGGTCCTCCCCCGGCCCTCCTGACCCTCCTGTCTCCTGCTCACACCCGTAACAAGGACCCTGCCTGGCAGGACTCAGGGCTCCGAGAGAACCTGACGTGAACGGATCTGCGAGGTGTCTGGAGGCAGGAGAGGTGGCTTGAGGAGCAGGGCAGAGGGACAGGGGTCTGGAGAGGGGGAGCCTGAGAAGGGAGGGCGTGGTGGGGCACCTTGGAATACCGAGGTGTTGGGGGGACAGTATGAATATGGATGCCACTTGGGTTTCCCGGCTCAAATATTTTGTCCCCCAGATTACACTTCCTTTATTCCACTCCTGTAAATGCCCTCTGTCTGCAGTGCTGGCCCCGGGAGGCTCCCCCAGGGTGCCAGGGCCACCTCCTCCTGGAAGCCCTCCCTGATGCCTCTCTCCTGCCCAGGGAGCCCTGAGCCCATCCGTCAGGCACTGGAGGTCGTGTCTTAGTAGCTGCTCTTCCTGCTGACCCCTGTCCCGTGCCCACCAGCCACCAGCCTTCCACTGTCTTACTCTGCATCTCTCAGAGAACTACCCTCAGGTTGCTGGAAGCTGCTTCACCTGAACAGAGACATCTAGCCTCTACTATTCCCTGTGACAGCCTGTAGCAGTGACTGCTAGGTGTGGGGTACAAATACCCCCACTCTCTTGCCTTTGGGCTGGGAAAATTCTGAGCTGTGTGCTTTGTGCTGTTTTCCAGAGTTTCCCCATGGGGCAGCTGGCTTTGTAACTGCACCATTACTGGACGCCTGCGCTCCCCTTCCACGtccccttccccacccacccagTAAAACCCCTTGCTCTGGGATGCTTGGCTGAGCGTGTCTAGCAGGGCCTGCACTGATTCAGGGCTGCTCTTCTCCCCAAGGCTGTGAGCTCATTGCCAGTCCCGGCCCCAGTCTTCCGGTCTATCAAATGGGTTTCAGCTTTGGGCTGGGAGGGAAGGGCCTCACCCTTGATTGTAGGTGGTCAGGTACCGGCTATCCCTGTCGGGGTCATAGGAGCTCCGGACATAGGTGGGGTTGTTAAGGCTGAATCCTGTGGGCTCCTGAACAAGAGGGGTGGACAGGGAGCTGTCGGGTCTGGAGGGCTGGAGAGGGGGGCCGAAAGGGCGGGCTGGGCGCAGCGGGCCTCACCTTGTTCCCCACGGCCTCGCGGCCCAGCAGGGCAACATTGGTCTGTTGCATCCGCTGTGGGGGCTGGAATGGACGGTGGCTCATGCTGCTGGGTTCCGGGCTGGGAGGGGGCACCTGCAGGGGGCAGGGCCACCAGAAGGCAGGCTGGGGTGGCCAGGCTGTGGCAGCGGGGTGGGAGGGGTGGTGACCGAGGCCCTTTCCCCTCCTGCCCATCTCATTTGCCTTTCGGGAACACACCTCTCCGTCCCAGCCCGGGtgcccccctccctcctccccaaggcCTGTCCTTCCCAGGCCTCTGAgcctggcccccaccccagctcctccGGGAAACCTCCCTGTCACTCACTCTGGGGTTCAGGGTCCTTTCATTTGCTCTGCTGTAGCCTGTCTCCCGCTCAGAGCCTCTGGCCAGCACAGGCAGAAACTCATTTCCCTGGGGAGAGCAGAGCAGCGGTGGGCACCAGAGGGTGGCTGTGACTCCCCACAGTGGTGACTCCCCGGAGGAGCCGCACTAACTGTCCCCACAGGTGTCCCTGACCTCCCTGGGTGCAGCTTACGTGAGGGTGAGTCATGGGGAGGAAGTCCGACTTGGTGACACTCCGGTTTGAGAGGAGGACCTGGAGGGACCCACAGGAGGAGGGTCAGCCCAGCGCAGGGAGCCAGCCCCGTCCCCCCCACTCAGCCTCCTCGTCCCCACTGGCTGGACACGCAGCAAGACTCGGCACCAATGGGGGCGGCTGGGATGGCTGAGGAAAGGCCACAgcttggtggggggagggggaggacagGTCCCTGAATGGGACCCAGCAGGAAGGCTCTTGTCTGAACCTGGCGGTGCCCTGGTGCCTCCCTGGACCTCAGTCTTTCCATCTATGAGGCAGGACCAGAGAGGATTTCACCCAGGCTCCTTCACCTTGTCTGGAACCCAGGGCTGCAGCTGACGGGTTTTTGAAAAACTAGAAACGccccaggggagggggagggcctcCATCCCCCCGAGACTGCAGCAGAGAACTCACAGGGTCCCCGGGCATGGcctgggaaggagaaggaaagaccaTCGGGCTTTTGGCCGTGTCCTCGGTGAAGCCGGTCTCCTCCTTGGCGCCGATTGATTTCTTCTGCAAGAGATCTGGAGAGACAAGTCCCCGTGGGGCCTGGGCGACCGAATCCCAGCAGGGGGAAGTTGAGAAGGGAGGACATGGGGGTCCACGAGCTCCAGGGTCCATCCAGAGAACCAGAGAGGAAGGCCGAAGGAAGGGGCAGTGCTGAGGGCAGCAGCCGGCTCTGGTCAGGCCCAGGACACTGAGGTCAGCCCGGGTCGGGGGACAGTTCCCTCAAGCCACCTACCTATTTGTCCTTCTTTCTTCTGCTGGTGGCTTCTGAGACCTAGGCCAGCACCAGGTCGCCCTCGGTGGTCTCTCTCGGAGGTAGGCGATGGAGGTGGGGGATGGAGGTGGGGGATGGAGGTGGGGGATGGAGGTGGGCGATGGAGGTGGGGGATGGAGGTGGGCTACGGGGCAGACTGGCTCAGACTCGGGCCTACCTGGCTGCATGGACGGCTCCTTGAGGTACTTGGAATTGTACTCAGAAGTCATGAAGCGTGGGCCCTGGAACACAGGGTGGAGCATTGGGGGACACAAGGCAGACCAGGGCACAGTGGCTTTGGGTGGCAGTGGCACTAGCTTTTGGGTGGTGTGTGCTCCcgtggggctgggagggggcgCGTGAATAGCTCAGGGGCCATGACTCTTTCCCTGACAGTGCACCAAGGTGTCCGAGGTCTTCCCCGTTCCAGCCATCTCTAAGTCCCACACCACCCTCAACTTCCGGAAATGAGCCTCCAGGGACCCTGAGGCAGGAAGGCGGCGAAGGGAGGAGCGAGGCTGAGGGCTCAGGGCACCGTGGGGCCGGGGAGAGGAGGGGGCCGGGATCGTCACTGTGATGCTGTGTTGGAAATGTCCAGTCACAAATCCTTTGTCTCTCGGGGCCTGAGCCCACAGGTGACCAACGTGGGGCCAGCTCCATGGTGACCAGAGCAGCACTCCTCTCCCAGCCCCGCAGCCCAGGCAGGGCCGTCCACTCAGTCCACTCACATATCGCGAGTTCTCCCAATCCGGGGAGCCCCTGCCCTGCTGCTGGTGGAGCAGGGGGACCTCCTTGGGCTCCAGCCCGGTGATAGCCTGGGCTCCATGATCCTGGGTATCAAAATGGACCTTCCTGGCCTGGAGGAGGGGACACCAGTGAGCTTCCCGGGCAGGTGAGGGGCGGGCCATCACTTCCTGACCCTGATTCTGCCCCGACACCTGCAGAGTTCCTGCTGGCAGCCAGAAAGACCCCTCATAACCAGCCAAGTGTCCGTCCTCCCCTCAGAGCCTGCAGCGTTGCTATCACACTCACTGAGCCCCACGTCCTGACAGCAGCccgcagggcctttgcacctgctgttGTCACTGCCTGGAATGCTTCCCTCAGATGGCTGCAACTGGAGAAGCACCAGCCTCCCTCAAGTCTTTCCAGTGTctatgacccagctgtcccaagTCCTTCCCTCCTGCTTTCTCCCTTTTCCCCTACTGGCTGCCCCCTGCTCTCATCACcttcaaatagaaaaaagatgctcagggctgggggtggggctcagggttAGAGCCTGGCCTAGCACCATGGAGGCCCTGCgctccatccccagcagcacgcacacgcacacacatgcacacacacacacacacacacacacgtgcaatAGCCATGATCAGGATAGATTGGTTGGTAGACAAATGGATAAGTGCTCAGGTGCTAGGTGGTCATGGTGGTGACATGAGCGATGATAAAGTGACTTTGGACACAAACAATCTGGGGTGTTAAGGACAATGGTGGACCctgagggtggtggtgggggcttGGACAGGTGGAGGGGAGGCTGGTGATGATCAGGACAGAGGTAGGGCTGGTGACAGCATCCCCACAGGATGGAAGGAGGGAAGTGGAGGGATGAGGTCTCGTCAGTGCTGTCCCTGCCTTCCGGAAGGACCCCCCTCCCAGCCTCCCGAGCCTGTGGGCCTCTCCGCTCAGAGCTCTGCCGCCTCCTGGCCTTGGCCGGGCACTGACCTCCTTAGTGAGGAGGCCTGCGTTGGGCTTCTCACGCCCGTAGGCAGAGGTCGTCTGGTACATGTTCCAGGGTAGTGGTTGCGTGCCATCAGGCACCTCCAGGGGACAGTAACTCTGACTGGTCACGGACTGGAAGTTGCTCCGGGCTTGTTCCCTGGCAGGGGACACAAGCAGTAGCTAGGCCCCCCAAGGCCCCCTGCTTGGGTTCTTTGGAGGCTGAGTTGCTGATGCCAGAAGCTTCTCACCTCCCTCAGCCCTCTCCCAGGCACCCTAGAAACATGCTGGCCTTGGGACCCACGCTGGGCACCAGGCCTTGGCCTGGCAAGGCTGAGTTCCCGTCCTGGGAGGCCCGAGTGGTTCGATTTGCTCTGACATTCCCAAGAGCTAAGTCCAGCCGGGCAGGAGTGGGAGAGGGAGTGGAGCCGACGTACCCCATGGCGGGGCTGTCCAGGGTATCCAGGTGGGGCTGGTAGGAGACCACAGGCCGGTAGTTTGATTTGTAGCCAGTGCCTACGTGGCTGCCCATCCGGGGCTTAAATTCCTCCCGACCTGGCGAGGTGGATGAGAGAGACGGGACTGTGGGTCAgcagagtgggggaggaggagggggcagggcttCTAGGCAGGATCAGTAGAGCATCCCCCAGGAGCCCAGGGTCACTGTGACAGGGGAAGCCCCAGTGTGACCGAAGCTGGCCCTTCAGGTCTGCGAGAACAGCAGATGGGGTGGGGCCAGGTCAGGGCGGCAGAATCACACTGTCAGAACGACCAGGAAGGGTCCTCGGAGGGTTCAGGGGAGGGATGGATTCAGGATAGAGGGTGGCTGCAGTGTGACTCGCCCACGGGCCGTTCCTCTCTTTGAGGACCCCTGCCTTCCCCGCCACTGTCCTGGAGGGCCTCCTGCACTCACCATAGGCTGTGCAGTAACTGGTGGCGTAGAACTTCAGGGGGTCCGTGCAGCCCCCCGAGCTCATCTTCACATAAGGAGACACAACCCCCAAAGGGAGTTTTCCCATCATGATGCTGTAGGGCAGGGCCCCTGAGGGCCTAGGAAGGGACACAGGAGCCCCTTGTCAGTCCCCAGTCCAGACCAGGAAGACAGTCAAGCCCCCAGAGCTGGCCCCTTCTCCCAGGCCTCAACTTCCCTCTGACACCCACACCCCAAATGGAGAAAGAGCAGAGCTCATCGGCTCTTGTTCCCTGCTTCATCTTCCCAACACCTAATGATTAACTCTTCCTATTCCCATCTTACAAGCCGGGAAACCCGTTCTAAGTAATGAAGGATTTGGCCATAATCGGTGGCCGAGCCAGGATTCAGACCTGGGCTTGTGACTCCAGGCCCCTGAAGTCATCCCTCATGTGCGGGAATCCTGGGCCACCCCAGCTCCGACACTCACCGCCAGGCCCACCTACCTCCTTGGCTCCCCTTCAGCTCCCTGGCCTTGCCCACCATCCACTGGAagttggccctgctctcctggggtgAGCAGTCGTGGGCCCCACCCTCACCTGCCCTTCACAGTGGTTCTGAGGTCCACAGAGGCCACAGGAGGCAGGAGCCGCTGCAGAGAGGCTGGGCCCTCCTGGAGTTGGCCAAGCCAGGAGTAACAGAGGGTTTCCTAGCAACCGGTGCCTGGCAACAGTGTTCCCACGCCTCTGAAGCCCTTCTAGGGCCAGGGCCCACTGAGGGGCTGACTTGGCCAGGAGGAGAaggccaggagctgagcagagcTCAGGGCCCCACCTCCAGCCTGCTGCACAAGGCCGGGATGAGTTGCTGTCTGAGTGACAAGAACGAAAAGATAATCCCCAACAATCACTCCCATTATTGAGTGCCCACTTCTGGCCAGACACTTTACATCCGTTATCTCCATCCTCCATGCTCTTCTAGGGCTATTATTACCCTATTTTCACAGGGGGAACACGAGGCTTAGACGCGAAGAGCAGCTTGACGGGCCGGAGATCTCACAATCAGAAAATAATGTGGTTGAGAATCAGGTGTAGGTGGATCTGGATCCCACTCCTTACGCTTCTCAGTAAATTAATGTTTACTATGTTCTGCTGGAAGCCAAGTCTGGGCTAAGCCCTTTGATACACATTACGGCGTGCAGTCCCCCAAACCACCCTGTGAACTGGGTACTTACCGTAAGGCCCACAAACCACAGCAGCCGTTTAAAAGTGTGGTTCAAACCCGATCTGTCAACTTTGATGAGGCGCTTATTATCCTCCTGACGCCCCCACTTCCCCGTCTTAACCAAGAATGTGACTGTACCCACTTCCCCCGAACTGTTGGCAGATTAATGAGCACATGGATTCAGCACCTGGCTGAGGTGAATGGAGGTAATAACAACCTTCCTGCCCACCGGGGTTCAAACAGAGCGTTTCACCAGCTCCATGGCTCCATGGCTCGTGACGGCCCTCGCCTCAAGTTGGCATGCAGGCTTACAAATGTTGTCACAATTAGATctctgggaggggaggagaaggcgCTGATTTGTAACATTTGCTGATAACTTCTGGGGTGTAAATACTTCCACTGTGGCTACTTTCAAACCACTAATGTGATGTCACTGAACCAGGGCTTGCAAAGCGGTCTCAACACCGTACAGTATTTGTGCCTTACAGATCCAACAGACGTGAGCAACCTTGAaggcacaaatatttaaaaaatgtgctgaCATAATTAGGAAGCCAGGAGTCTTAAGTATGCCTTAcctttatttttagtataattcATTATATTGTAACTTCAATCTCTATCAATGGAGTATTGGTGCAggttgtgcctcagtttcccattcTGGAGAATGAGAGTAATAATGGTATCCACCTTCAGTTTGTAGCACTAATGAAGCACCTAGCCGGGCgcagtggcaaacacctgtaatcccagggctcaggaggctgaggcaggaggatcaagagttcaaagccagcctcagcaacagcgaggccctaagcaactcagtgagaccttgtctcaaaataagatataaaatagggctggggatgtggctccgtggtcgagtgcccctgagttcaatcccctgtacgcCCTCCTCAGCCACAAGATGAAGTATCTGGCCCAGCACCTGCACATGGTGAGGGCCATCTAAGAATTAGGGACAGACCCTAGGAGGAAGCAGTCCCAGGGCTCCCTGCCTGCAAGGCAGAGTTGGGCCCAGGGGTTACAGACAGGGACCTGCCATCAGGGAACTCACAGGCTAAGGGGATCCCAGACACAGTGTCCGACTCCAAAGGCTGAGCTCAAAACCTGCTTGTGCTGCAGGGGTCTTTTTTGTCTCTGGGCTTAACAGAGCTTAACAAGCCTACTTGGCAGGGTCACTGGCGGATTTGAAATGCCCTAGGCATAGAGTCCGGCAGTAGGAGACATGCACAGGTGGAGAGCAGGGAAAGCCAGCAAGGTGCACAGTGGGGGACCCTGTGCTGGGAGGTGACTGGTCCtatgaggctggaggatggagaGGCTGGCTCCGCAGGGAGAAGCAGCTCCACGGAGGCTGCGGCCATGTCTCGTTTTAGCGGGGCCGAAGGAGCAAACAATAAATTTTCCTTAGGGCGTCTTGGGCTGCTGGAGCTGACCAAGGGCTTGGGCAGGGGTTCAAGGAGGGGGCTGCCAGCTGGGTCTGCGCTCTGCTGCGGTCCGGCAGCGGCCGGTAGTCCCCGCGGCCTGTGGTTTTTAGCTGTGTGGCGACACCTAGCGACCATAATTGGGAACTGCAGGCTATGCCGCAGGTGTAGCCCTGATAAGGCGGGGGTGGGGCTCTGGGCGGGGCTCCAGGAGGGGGCGGGGCGGCTGGTGGCCCGGGTCGCAGCGCTCAGCCCCACTCAACTCACGAAGCAGAAGGGGCAGGGCTGGAGCCCCCGGGGAGCAGGAGCCTCGGGGCTGCCCACCTGGACAGGTCCTAGCAGTAACCAAGTTGCTGGGTGATTTGGGGGCTTCTCACCTGTGGGCCTGGGTTCTGTCTGTACAGTGAAGGTACAGACTACCAACAATCCTTCCAGATCTGAGTGTAAGTTGGGAAATCGGGGCCCACCGCATGTCACTGCCTTCCCATAACTGTCCCCACTTATGAAACTCTTCCTCTGTGTCAAATGTGCGGCTTTTCACTACGAGATTATTGTGATTACGACCTCCTTACCTGTGGGGAAACAGCCTGAGGCCTCGCAGGTGGGAAGGAGTGGAGCTGGGTCCACACCCAACTTCCACTCGGGGAATTTGTGCCGGGCCTGCGGGGACAGGCTGGCAAGCTCTCTGCAAAGTGCAGGGACAGCCGCAGAGAGCTCTAACGCCGCTTGGTCCAGCTCAGTGATTTTCCAAAGAGATGGGCTGCGCTGGCCAGACAGACCAGCTCCTTCCCTTTTCCCGTGTAAGAAGATGGGCTAACACaccagcctctgcctcccctcTGAAGCCTGGGGTCAAAGCTTAGGGACCCAGTAAGGGGACATCTTGGGCACTCAGGCTCATAGACCTCCTTAGCTGGGACAAATGGGGTCAGGCCCTCCAAGGCCAGAATGTACCACCCCGAGTCCTGAACTGACACCGATGTCTATGCTCCGGACTCTGAGCTGTGTGGGCTGCGGGCCCCTAAGGACAGGAGCTGGAGCAGATGAGAGATCACCCCCCAAGCGCATGTTGTTTTGCTTTGGCTGATGTTTATCTTTATGGCCATCTCAGAGGGCAGAACTGGGGCTCTCATCCAAAAGAGATAGGTCAGCTTAATGGAGGGAAAAGCTTCCTAACACACCAAACCCAGAATAGGCTGCCCTTGGGGAAGTGAGTTCCCTGTCCCAAGAGGCGTTCAGTGAAGCATCACAGGCTGTCGGTAACAGCAGGCTCTCTCAGGCTTActgggtgccaggcactgtccaAGCACTTCCCACACTTAAATCTCTACACTCCCATGTGGTGGGGAGAACCAGCATCTCCATCTTACGGATGAAGGAACTAAGACACAGAGAGACTGTGTGACTTGTCCAGGATGGCACAGCTAGTAAGAGGAGGGGCCGCTATTTGAACCAGGCATCCTGGCTCCAAAGGCCATGTTGCTGACCACTTTGATGTGGCTTCACAAGTTAAGCCGAAGGCTCTCCTAGCTGTTTTCAAAATTTGACCTTCGATGACagtttttttaaatccttaaaaaaataaacctcctCCTTCCTGTGATCTCTCTcgttcctagctccttgatctgTACCAGTCACTGCTGGGCCAAAAATCCATAGAAGAAAAGATTTGAAATCCTCCACATCGGCTGAGATGATTGAGAATGGGAAGCGGGCCCTGGATGCAGCTGGagagtggggaccaggaggctggTGGCGAGGGGCCTTCATTATACTCAGGCTTTTGAGATTGGAGCAAGcacaaagagaatttttttactGGCTTCAGGTGCGCCCCCCCCCCAGAAAGGAGGGAATGGGGGGATGAGGTGGGGATTGGATAGGATCAGGTCTTGACCCAGAAACAGCCTAGATACTCATGTGCTGGGCGAGCTGATGTCATCTTTCTGAGCCTCTTCTAGAACTTTGGTTTGAGGTCTAGCTCTGGCACAGATAGTGCTGTAGgacctgtctttttctttcttttttaaagactttattcTCTAGCATTTCTGTTTAATTTAAAGACTTTTAggggtttttttagttgttgatggaccttttatttatttatatgtggtgctgagaatcgaactcagtggctcacacatgctatgctaccactgagccacaaccccagcccctgtgtgacCTTTCTTAACTAACAGCCCCTCTCTGGTCCTGCTATTTTTGAAGAGATTCAGTTGAGCCAGAATAGGATTTGGCTTATTTTAGTTTGGGTTGTGTTTTTTGGCCTTGAAATGAGGGTTGGCTCCCTGTCTCGTCTCCCTACCCCACACAATCTGTGAGATAGCGGGACCCAGCCTATCCCCTCCCAAGGTCCTTCTCTCGCCTGTTACAGAGGAGTGTGGAGGGGGATCTGCTtacccagcccacagcccacaCTCAGCCTGGCCTTCTGGGACAGGAGGGACCTGCCCTGGCAGTTCCTCCCAGCCCAGCCGCCAGCGATATTCTTGGGGAACGTGAGTGTCCTTAGAACAGAGTACATCATACCCTTCATGCTGCCGATGGGAACATGGTTTCCCATCCCAGATTCTTCTGAGGTCACCTGACAACCCTAGCCCAGGCCAGGGACCTCTTCTCTGTGACCACCCAGCTCTTGGCTGCTCAGCTGACCCTCCCCGGGGAGCACTTTAAAGCTGCGCATGGCCTCAGGGGCTCATGTGGGAAGCACCGACTGGGGCCGACTGGGGCCCTGTTTCCTGGCACCTCGCTTCCTCGTGATAATGGGGACGGCTGTCCCTGGGCCGGTGTGAGTGAAATGAGGACGCCAAGAAGATGCTCAGGGTTATGGCCGCATGGTGGGGCCCTGGGAGCCGTGGGTGATGTGATAATGGGTGGGCAGATCAGGGAGTGGTCAGGGCCAGGAGACGTCTGGGCGCCCTGTTGTTCCCCACTGGGACTAGCGAGCCTTAGTGAGGTGGGGGCTACCAGGCCTGGGGCCTCTAAAAAGTGCTTCGGGGGCTCTATTCACTGTGATGGCACCACCAGGAACTGAAATCGCCCCGGCCTAATGGTCTAAATCCATTCTCtttccctgtccctctcctctgtctctcgGTCTCTGTCCCCCCTCCCACCATCCTGGCCCAGCTTCCTGTAGTTCATCTCCCTTCCGTGGGTATGGCCACCTTATTGGGCTGGCTTGATGGCTGTTCTGTCTCTGCCTGTTACTTCCACGGTCTCCTCTGGATGAACTTGTTGATCTTGCACAAGATTTGAAAATGTCGTGACTTCTGTAGAAGATGGAGTGAGGTGGGCAGAAAACCAGAGCTCATCCCCATCCTCAGGTGACAAGGAGACATTCTTCGCAGCCAGAAACCCAGGGCAAGGGTCAGAGGAGGGGTCTGGATGCACAGAGGTCCCATCCCTGCCTTTGTGAGGCGTGTGTCCTCTGGACACTTCCTCAGCTGGCCTCAGCCTGTTTCCTTGGCTGGGTGTTGGGCTCCGGGACAGTTAGTTGTAGTTGGGAGGAGGATGCGGAGGAGATGGAAACTCGCCGCCTGCCGCTCAGAAAGCACTCAAGAAATGTTGAAGGTTATTATCATGAGGTTTGCCAGCCTTCCTAATGACCAGAGGGCCACCTGGCTAGTTCTGGCCCATGTGCTGGGAGGTGGTCAGGGGTGGGTGTGAGGTTCCCACTCTGTGGACAGAGACCCCATGAGGGACGGAAGAAAAGATGGAGCAGCCCGGCCACCCAGCCACCGCATGGAGTCGGTGCCCTGGAAAGCTCCTTTTCCTGCCTTGCTTGGCCTGGGAGACAGAAGCCTGCTGCTGTGCGCCTGAGGTGTGttttggagttttgtttgttGCTGTGGAATAAGCAAAGCAATGAGGATTTTAGAACCTCTTGGGAAAGAAATTAGGATGCGGTTTTTTTATATTAGCATTCTGGAGAGAAATCACCAATACcgtacaccacacacacacacacacacacacacacacacacacacacatgctgacTTATTGGTTTATTGTAAGGAATTGACCTgtacaattctggaggctggcaagtccCAAGAGCTTCCTGATCTTCGGAGTGAATCGGTTGGTCAGCTGAAAACCAGGGGATCGGATGGCTTACTTCTAGTCTaagtccaaaggcctgagaatCGCTGGAGCTGATAGCGTAGCCCATCTGAAAGCCAGCAGGCTCAAGGTCCAGAAGAGCTAAAGTGTCAGTCTGCATCTGAAGGCAGGAAAAGGGCCGATGTGCTACCTCAAAGGCGGACAGatgagccaggcgcagtggtgcttgcctgtaatcccaccagctccggaggctgagacaggaggatagcaagttcaaagccagcctctgcaacttagtgaggccctaagaaacttagtaagaactgtctcaaattaaaaaagggctggggacatggctcagtggttaaggacccctgagttcaatccctggtataaaaaaaaaaaaaaaaagctaataagaGAAATTCCCTCTACTGAGAGCAAGGTCAGACTTTCTGCTCTATTCAGGTCTTCAACCAATTGAATGAGCCCCACCCACATTTgctaatttaaatgttaatctcatctcAACATACCCCCACGGAAATACCTGAATGACAGTTGATCAAATATCTGAGCACCCcatggcccagtcaagttgacacagaAAATCAACCAGCACGCTCTGGCATAGGGAACTTACTAGAAGCAGACCGATGAGAAGCCTCCTGAAGTTTTGAGAATAGtcatggaaagaaaatgatgagCCAGGTCTTTTAAAGTCTGTGAC is drawn from Urocitellus parryii isolate mUroPar1 chromosome 4, mUroPar1.hap1, whole genome shotgun sequence and contains these coding sequences:
- the Saxo4 gene encoding stabilizer of axonemal microtubules 4 isoform X1, yielding MMGKLPLGVVSPYVKMSSGGCTDPLKFYATSYCTAYGREEFKPRMGSHVGTGYKSNYRPVVSYQPHLDTLDSPAMGEQARSNFQSVTSQSYCPLEVPDGTQPLPWNMYQTTSAYGREKPNAGLLTKEARKVHFDTQDHGAQAITGLEPKEVPLLHQQQGRGSPDWENSRYGPRFMTSEYNSKYLKEPSMQPDLLQKKSIGAKEETGFTEDTAKSPMVFPSPSQAMPGDPVLLSNRSVTKSDFLPMTHPHGNEFLPVLARGSERETGYSRANERTLNPRVPPPSPEPSSMSHRPFQPPQRMQQTNVALLGREAVGNKEPTGFSLNNPTYVRSSYDPDRDSRYLTTYNQGYFENIPKGLDREGWTRGSIQPQKMGGYALNQPVTRMEATPNPTESLRRLHPHVGRTLTSVDPFYGDTPHSSRYPASS
- the Saxo4 gene encoding stabilizer of axonemal microtubules 4 isoform X2; its protein translation is MMGKLPLGVVSPYVKMSSGGCTDPLKFYATSYCTAYGREEFKPRMGSHVGTGYKSNYRPVVSYQPHLDTLDSPAMGEQARSNFQSVTSQSYCPLEVPDGTQPLPWNMYQTTSAYGREKPNAGLLTKEARKVHFDTQDHGAQAITGLEPKEVPLLHQQQGRGSPDWENSRYGPRFMTSEYNSKYLKEPSMQPDLLQKKSIGAKEETGFTEDTAKSPMVFPSPSQAMPGDPGNEFLPVLARGSERETGYSRANERTLNPRVPPPSPEPSSMSHRPFQPPQRMQQTNVALLGREAVGNKEPTGFSLNNPTYVRSSYDPDRDSRYLTTYNQGYFENIPKGLDREGWTRGSIQPQKMGGYALNQPVTRMEATPNPTESLRRLHPHVGRTLTSVDPFYGDTPHSSRYPASS